A window from Cellulomonas sp. C5510 encodes these proteins:
- the glp gene encoding gephyrin-like molybdotransferase Glp: MGIAADPALRAARTRSVEEHVAAVLAGALPTRVERVPLDDALGLVLGEDVASLVDLPGFDNSAMDGYAVRLADVAAVVPGGPVVLPVSDDVAAGDGRVVVLAPGTAVRIMTGAPVPAGTDVVVPFEDTDRGTATVAIGAVGPAGRHIRPRGEDVTTGATVLTAGTVVGPVQVGLLAACGHTHVPVHRAPRVVVLSTGSELIPAGRPLAPGQIHDSNRPMLVAAARALGALVTTAPAIPDVPGALAAAVREHLDGADVVITSAGVSAGAYDVVREDLVTLVDDPADVQLVHVAMQPGKPQGLAWVGERRVPVLGLPGNPVSAYVSFHLFARPLLRLLAGHATLSAPVVGARLTQAVSHKAGRRAYLRVRLTAGPDGWLATPVGANSSHLLGALAHADALLVVPEDVTHMEAGSSARVVVTEPDALEWRVP, encoded by the coding sequence ATGGGCATCGCCGCCGACCCCGCACTGCGCGCCGCGCGCACGCGTTCCGTCGAGGAGCATGTCGCCGCCGTGCTGGCCGGCGCCCTGCCGACCCGGGTGGAGCGGGTGCCGCTCGACGACGCGCTCGGGCTGGTGCTCGGCGAGGACGTGGCATCCCTCGTCGACCTGCCGGGCTTCGACAACTCCGCGATGGACGGCTACGCCGTGCGGCTCGCGGACGTCGCGGCGGTGGTGCCGGGCGGGCCCGTGGTGTTGCCCGTGTCGGACGACGTGGCGGCCGGTGACGGGCGGGTCGTCGTGCTCGCGCCCGGAACCGCGGTGCGGATCATGACCGGCGCGCCGGTGCCGGCGGGCACCGACGTGGTCGTCCCGTTCGAGGACACCGACCGCGGCACGGCGACCGTCGCGATCGGCGCCGTCGGGCCCGCCGGCCGGCACATACGGCCGCGTGGCGAGGACGTGACGACCGGCGCGACGGTGCTGACCGCCGGGACGGTCGTCGGGCCCGTCCAGGTGGGCCTGCTCGCCGCGTGCGGGCACACGCACGTGCCCGTGCACCGGGCACCGCGCGTCGTCGTGCTGTCCACCGGCTCCGAGCTGATCCCCGCCGGCCGTCCCCTCGCGCCGGGCCAGATCCACGACTCGAACCGGCCGATGCTCGTCGCGGCGGCCCGGGCCCTGGGCGCGCTGGTGACGACCGCCCCGGCGATCCCCGACGTGCCGGGCGCCCTGGCGGCCGCCGTGCGCGAGCACCTGGACGGCGCCGACGTCGTGATCACCAGCGCGGGTGTCAGCGCGGGCGCGTACGACGTGGTGCGCGAGGACCTCGTCACGCTCGTCGACGACCCGGCGGACGTGCAGCTGGTGCACGTGGCGATGCAGCCCGGGAAGCCGCAAGGCCTGGCCTGGGTCGGTGAGCGGCGGGTGCCCGTGCTCGGGTTGCCCGGCAACCCCGTGAGCGCCTACGTCTCGTTCCACCTGTTCGCGCGGCCGCTGCTGCGGCTGCTCGCAGGGCACGCGACCCTGTCGGCGCCGGTGGTCGGCGCGCGTTTGACGCAGGCCGTGTCGCACAAGGCCGGCCGTCGCGCCTACCTGCGGGTCCGGCTGACCGCGGGCCCGGACGGCTGGCTGGCGACGCCGGTCGGCGCCAACTCCTCGCACCTGCTCGGTGCGCTCGCCCATGCGGATGCGCTGCTCGTCGTGCCGGAGGACGTCACGCACATGGAGGCGGGTTCGTCGGCGCGCGTCGTCGTCACCGAGCCCGACGCACTGGAATGGAGGGTCCCGTGA
- the moaC gene encoding cyclic pyranopterin monophosphate synthase MoaC encodes MEGPVSDEARLTHVDERGAARMVDVADKAVTLRTATARGRVIVSPRVVELLRGEGVPKGDALAVARIAGIQAAKRTPDLVPLAHPIAIHGVTVDLEVTDEAVEIAATVRTADRTGVEMEALTSVAVAGLALVDMVKAVDRSAVISDVRVVAKTGGRSGEWHRPGE; translated from the coding sequence ATGGAGGGTCCCGTGAGCGACGAAGCCCGTCTCACCCACGTCGACGAGCGCGGGGCGGCACGCATGGTCGACGTCGCGGACAAGGCGGTGACCCTGCGGACGGCGACCGCCCGCGGGCGCGTGATCGTGTCCCCGCGCGTCGTCGAGCTGCTGCGCGGCGAGGGCGTGCCCAAGGGAGACGCGCTCGCGGTGGCACGCATCGCCGGCATCCAGGCGGCCAAGCGCACCCCCGACCTGGTGCCGCTCGCGCACCCGATCGCGATCCACGGCGTCACGGTCGACCTCGAGGTGACCGACGAGGCTGTGGAGATCGCCGCGACGGTCCGCACCGCAGACCGGACCGGTGTCGAGATGGAGGCGCTGACCAGCGTCGCGGTCGCCGGCCTGGCGCTGGTGGACATGGTCAAGGCCGTGGACCGCAGCGCCGTGATCAGCGACGTGCGCGTCGTCGCGAAGACGGGCGGGAGGTCTGGCGAGTGGCACCGCCCGGGCGAGTGA
- a CDS encoding molybdenum cofactor biosynthesis protein B, which yields MSTRASAGVYADQSGPAAAQALRSLGFEVGDVVVVPDGPAVGSVLRQAVDERYALVVTTGGTGLAPDDVTPEQTAPLLDRPVPGLAEAVRAAGVAAGATAAVLSRGVAGLAGRTLVVNLPGSTRAVLESLAAVGTALVHATEQVTGGDHPRHGHGPAR from the coding sequence GTGTCGACACGGGCCTCGGCCGGCGTGTACGCCGACCAGTCCGGGCCGGCGGCGGCCCAGGCGTTACGGTCGCTCGGGTTCGAGGTGGGCGACGTGGTCGTCGTGCCGGACGGGCCGGCCGTCGGGTCCGTGCTGCGGCAGGCGGTCGACGAGAGGTACGCGCTGGTGGTCACCACGGGTGGCACCGGGTTGGCGCCCGACGACGTCACGCCCGAGCAGACCGCGCCACTGCTGGACCGGCCCGTGCCGGGGCTGGCGGAGGCGGTGCGGGCGGCCGGGGTCGCGGCGGGCGCCACCGCGGCGGTGCTGTCGCGCGGCGTCGCGGGGCTGGCGGGCCGCACCCTCGTGGTCAACCTGCCGGGGTCGACGCGTGCCGTCCTCGAGAGTCTGGCGGCGGTCGGGACGGCGCTGGTCCATGCGACCGAGCAGGTCACGGGCGGCGACCACCCGCGGCACGGGCACGGTCCGGCCCGGTAG
- the moeB gene encoding molybdopterin-synthase adenylyltransferase MoeB produces MPMPPLVEPGPSLSTAELTRYSRHVLVPGVGDEGQRRLSNARVLVVGAGGLGSPVLLYLAAAGVGTLGIVDFDTVDTSNLQRQVVHPTSAVGLPKVDSAAQTVARTNPHVVVERHPIRLDASHALDLVSRYDLVIDGCDNFPTRYLVNDACVLAGKPLVWGSVLRFDGQVTVFWSAPPEEHRAIQYRDVFPRPPAAGTVPSCAQAGVLGAVCGAVGSAMAIEALKLVMGVGEPLLGRMAVLDALAGTWRHVPLRPSRDTPVITELTDQDEECGVALPTIAATELAGRLAARGRGEEDFDLVDVREPDEHALVAIPGSRLVPQGLFADDEAFEELPRDRDVILYCRSGVRSADVLRRARQRGLSRASHLGGGVLAWVDEVDPALPRY; encoded by the coding sequence ATGCCCATGCCGCCGCTCGTCGAGCCCGGCCCGTCCCTCAGCACGGCCGAGCTAACGCGGTACTCGCGACACGTCCTGGTTCCCGGAGTCGGTGACGAGGGCCAGCGCCGGCTGAGCAACGCGCGCGTGCTCGTGGTCGGCGCCGGTGGGCTGGGCTCCCCGGTGCTGCTCTACCTTGCCGCCGCCGGCGTGGGGACTCTCGGGATCGTCGACTTCGACACCGTCGACACCTCCAACCTGCAGCGGCAGGTGGTGCACCCGACGTCGGCGGTCGGCCTCCCCAAGGTTGACAGCGCAGCGCAGACGGTCGCCCGGACCAACCCGCACGTCGTGGTCGAACGGCACCCGATCCGCCTCGACGCCTCGCACGCGCTCGACCTGGTCAGCCGGTACGACCTCGTCATCGACGGCTGTGACAACTTCCCGACGCGGTACCTGGTCAACGACGCGTGCGTGCTCGCCGGCAAGCCGTTGGTGTGGGGGTCGGTGCTGCGGTTCGACGGGCAGGTGACCGTCTTCTGGTCCGCGCCGCCGGAGGAACACCGCGCCATCCAGTACCGCGACGTCTTCCCTCGCCCCCCCGCCGCCGGCACCGTCCCGTCGTGCGCGCAGGCCGGTGTGCTCGGTGCCGTGTGCGGCGCGGTCGGGTCGGCGATGGCGATCGAGGCGCTCAAGCTGGTCATGGGTGTCGGCGAGCCCCTGCTCGGTCGGATGGCGGTGCTCGACGCTCTGGCCGGCACGTGGCGGCACGTCCCGCTGCGGCCGTCGCGGGACACGCCGGTGATCACCGAGCTGACCGACCAGGACGAGGAGTGCGGCGTCGCGCTCCCGACGATCGCGGCGACGGAGCTCGCGGGCCGGCTGGCGGCTCGGGGGCGCGGCGAGGAGGACTTCGACCTGGTGGACGTGCGGGAGCCCGACGAGCACGCGCTGGTCGCCATCCCCGGGTCGCGTCTGGTGCCGCAGGGGTTGTTCGCCGACGACGAGGCGTTCGAGGAGTTGCCACGCGACCGGGACGTCATCCTCTACTGCCGCAGCGGCGTGCGTTCCGCCGACGTGCTGCGCCGCGCCCGCCAACGCGGCCTGTCCCGGGCGAGCCACCTCGGGGGCGGCGTCCTCGCCTGGGTGGACGAGGTCGACCCGGCTCTGCCGCGGTATTGA